One genomic segment of Marinitoga sp. 38H-ov includes these proteins:
- a CDS encoding PD-(D/E)XK nuclease family protein — MKKAIIIDLNKKHFENISNFLIPIYESDPLNFVFLGPSGDYVKQVAENVAKKINKTLNRDAFRVINQYIVELFKKYEPSSLFIDREFLKAYIAKELEDLIEIEKNNIEFKNYIKTLSKSKQSIEYLLEIFERKWEINRISEKDIIEKNKLYSEIDKDIESDDRLLKLYKHLEEKLENILNEKFDNSRTENKNYDQISVFKWFYEDFSKVKKKLGNTLVIGGFFDLQPILLKVLNVLFNMFDNVYFLAWNSVNEESFDSLNRIQLFLEENGFIINNKINDLKNIFSNTKFYKAKFKNNVLEIENIAKEIKRKILYENFEPQDFGIIVPDSQTANAFAEFFEELKVPYRLKNDIPLSESLVVSKLLLPLKTKYSGYEINDLIALVETGYGGERTLSIDEIENILKNLNLFYDFPKSSLKNRKNKWLNTMQKRINEIEDEINFSDEKERLEKQLEEIKEVYSLFGSLFNLLEEIDKNDFELSYYRKLLNNWINAGIINFKNLEKVESELNALYKFQELLLKTEKNLEKLLTGNIKLSKFYNILSSLIETEKYRISERYSNTVEIFTLNDSRFVYKKYKIFVSFTDNNYPSIGINPLLSYITENNNYSKISELQFRENLYISMIFADNIIFTYPKATLSGEEILSSPYEKDFEKIFKIQEYNFLSKSEEIIPGNTNEIYSFNQAALYFSYNNLNSNIDEINKIIDEVNELSNIKNNWILNEEFDIGEISHNKISTYVDCPFKYYLNYIAKIKTNKDFSIFYKGNLKHKIMKELFDKYPSYNNIKTKLQNTDELYKEIKSIAYDVWDNSGVEELKTYNIVKEIEIEETSVELVNVIEKLITSYIYFGSARSKNKEEKTILYNKVLKSEYSIKGDYNNYSLFSRIDRIDELNEDLIFEYKKNELKPNKKNEEQTYSIIDYKNKNSFQSEQLFFYYLLLLNNDEWKRLIKDKSTFLSFLPMSEINGKYKSLQWIKIENESIYIKYPGNSTSYEQVSLREFENWFNDIINSIKNAEFFPAFINENNNLKLRFLDYLKDKGYNVQNSNEKYYSCIIGNGDYCEYQKLCSLLLWTGDYTLKNRSHITRGENNA, encoded by the coding sequence ATGAAAAAAGCTATTATTATTGATTTAAATAAAAAACATTTTGAGAATATTTCAAATTTTTTGATCCCAATATATGAATCAGATCCATTAAATTTTGTATTTCTTGGGCCTTCAGGCGATTATGTAAAACAAGTAGCAGAAAATGTAGCAAAAAAAATAAATAAAACATTAAATAGAGATGCATTTAGGGTTATAAATCAATATATTGTTGAATTATTTAAAAAATATGAACCATCTTCGCTTTTTATTGATAGAGAATTTTTAAAAGCCTATATAGCAAAAGAGTTAGAGGACTTAATAGAAATAGAAAAAAATAATATCGAATTTAAAAATTATATAAAAACTTTATCTAAATCAAAACAGTCAATTGAATATTTATTAGAAATTTTTGAAAGAAAATGGGAAATTAATAGAATATCAGAAAAAGATATTATTGAAAAAAATAAGTTATATTCTGAAATAGATAAAGATATTGAAAGTGATGACAGATTATTAAAATTATATAAACATTTAGAGGAAAAATTAGAAAATATATTAAATGAAAAGTTTGATAATTCAAGGACAGAAAATAAAAACTACGATCAAATTAGCGTATTTAAGTGGTTTTATGAAGATTTTTCAAAAGTTAAAAAAAAGCTAGGAAATACTTTGGTAATTGGTGGTTTTTTCGACTTACAACCTATTTTACTGAAAGTATTAAATGTATTATTTAATATGTTTGATAATGTATATTTTCTTGCTTGGAATTCAGTAAATGAAGAATCATTTGATAGTTTAAATAGAATACAATTGTTTTTAGAAGAAAATGGTTTTATTATTAATAATAAAATAAATGATTTGAAAAATATTTTTTCTAATACCAAATTTTATAAAGCAAAATTTAAAAATAATGTTTTGGAAATAGAAAATATTGCAAAGGAAATAAAAAGAAAAATATTATATGAAAATTTTGAGCCTCAAGATTTCGGAATAATTGTTCCTGATAGTCAAACTGCAAATGCATTTGCAGAGTTTTTTGAAGAGTTAAAAGTTCCATATAGATTAAAAAATGATATTCCACTTTCAGAAAGCTTAGTTGTTTCAAAATTATTATTACCTTTAAAAACGAAATATTCCGGATATGAGATAAATGATTTAATCGCATTAGTAGAAACAGGATATGGAGGAGAAAGAACATTATCGATAGATGAAATAGAAAACATATTAAAAAATTTAAATTTATTCTATGATTTCCCAAAATCTTCATTAAAAAATAGAAAAAATAAATGGTTGAACACAATGCAAAAAAGAATAAATGAAATAGAGGATGAAATTAATTTTTCAGATGAAAAAGAAAGACTTGAAAAACAGTTGGAAGAAATAAAAGAAGTATATTCTTTATTTGGATCTCTATTTAATCTTTTAGAAGAAATAGATAAAAATGATTTTGAACTTTCATATTATAGAAAACTATTAAATAATTGGATAAACGCTGGAATAATTAATTTTAAAAACTTAGAAAAGGTAGAAAGCGAACTAAATGCGTTATATAAGTTTCAAGAATTATTATTAAAAACAGAAAAAAACTTAGAAAAACTACTTACAGGTAATATCAAACTTTCAAAATTCTATAATATTTTATCTAGTTTAATAGAGACGGAAAAATATAGAATTTCAGAACGCTACTCAAATACTGTGGAAATTTTTACTTTAAATGATTCAAGATTTGTATACAAAAAATATAAGATTTTTGTATCTTTTACTGATAATAATTATCCATCTATAGGCATCAATCCACTTCTTTCATATATTACAGAAAATAATAATTATTCTAAAATTTCTGAACTACAATTTAGAGAAAATTTATATATTTCAATGATTTTTGCTGATAATATTATTTTCACATATCCAAAAGCTACTCTTTCTGGAGAAGAAATATTATCTTCTCCATATGAAAAGGATTTTGAAAAAATATTTAAAATACAAGAATATAATTTCCTTTCAAAAAGTGAAGAAATCATTCCTGGAAATACAAATGAAATTTATTCGTTTAATCAAGCTGCATTGTATTTTTCATATAATAATTTAAATTCTAATATAGATGAAATTAATAAAATTATTGATGAAGTAAATGAATTAAGCAATATAAAAAATAATTGGATTTTAAATGAAGAATTTGATATTGGAGAGATTAGTCACAATAAAATATCTACATATGTGGACTGCCCTTTTAAATATTATTTAAATTATATAGCAAAAATAAAAACAAATAAGGATTTTTCCATATTTTATAAAGGTAATTTGAAACATAAGATAATGAAAGAATTATTTGATAAATATCCCAGTTATAATAATATAAAAACCAAATTACAAAATACAGATGAACTATATAAGGAAATAAAAAGTATTGCGTATGATGTTTGGGATAATTCCGGCGTTGAAGAATTAAAAACATATAATATAGTAAAAGAAATTGAAATAGAAGAAACTTCTGTAGAATTAGTGAATGTAATTGAAAAATTAATAACCTCTTATATTTATTTTGGTTCTGCAAGATCAAAAAATAAAGAAGAAAAAACTATATTATATAACAAGGTATTAAAAAGCGAATATTCTATTAAAGGAGATTATAATAACTATTCTTTATTTTCAAGAATTGATAGGATAGATGAGCTAAATGAAGACTTAATTTTTGAATACAAAAAAAATGAATTAAAACCAAATAAAAAAAATGAAGAACAAACATATTCTATTATTGATTATAAGAATAAAAATAGTTTTCAATCAGAACAACTATTTTTTTATTATTTACTTCTATTAAACAATGATGAATGGAAAAGACTAATAAAAGACAAATCAACTTTTCTTAGTTTTTTACCAATGAGTGAAATAAATGGAAAATACAAATCATTACAATGGATAAAAATAGAAAATGAGAGTATATATATTAAATATCCAGGAAATTCCACATCATATGAACAAGTTAGCTTAAGAGAATTTGAAAACTGGTTTAATGATATTATTAATTCCATTAAAAATGCAGAATTTTTCCCTGCTTTTATTAATGAGAATAACAATTTAAAGCTTAGATTTTTAGATTATTTAAAAGATAAAGGTTATAATGTACAAAATTCTAATGAAAAATATTATTCTTGCATAATAGGGAATGGGGATTATTGCGAATACCAAAAATTATGTAGTCTATTATTATGGACCGGTGATTATACACTAAAAAATAGAAGTCATATTACAAGAGGTGAAAATAATGCCTAA
- a CDS encoding AAA family ATPase, producing MFLDFLYNYNLTKDQKYVAIELDKFIYNSLDFLIIQGSAGTGKTFLISQFVKYLHRKNLNFMILAPTGRAAKIIYMKSNFKAKTIHSEIYSLFHKEINLNNDEIKIYFKLKDTIYNNTIFILDESSMISDTHQLDDNLIFGSGKILSDLINYIKMGKSNKIIFLGDEYQLPPINSRYSPALNIEYIEKNFNIKGEKLFLNEVIRQKSESYILKNANKIKENINNNTFINLKLEYNNNFIKTDLFTNKYNYKELGKDIIITSTNEKAIEYNLKIRNKLGFKNKIEIGDILLNTKNTYFNEKTIFNGEFFKVIDILNHEKKDAFVGKNEHIILDFYDLALKNVFSDEIIKFKIISNSLFSKNTDIDINLKKAIYSFCINNLSQETKLPLDFIIRIMENDPYFNALHVKYGYAITAHKAQGGEWDKVFIDPYYYNSPKTKEYYQWLYTTITRAKKCVYIKELPIRTFPYNKLKLKNDFYIKKNINISYNLNFSNSHLKELYLAFRDIISDKYFEIIGVEHFKYQEIYYIKKNNEYLKVQLYYNKNFEPTRLKVMESTDEKTAFEFLNIFDLEKQNNMEELQKNDIEKNNYIENEKCIKIYIDGSYDHNIRKFGAGFVVLKDTIEKYWKGYIKEEYIKHRNVAGEIFAALLAFEYAKNENLKCIEINYDYEGIEKWALGLWKTNADLTKIYKEKYNYYCNFFKIRFKKIKSHSGEKYNEISDELAKKAVYEENYNVKYDIDI from the coding sequence ATGTTTTTAGATTTTCTTTATAATTATAATTTAACTAAAGATCAAAAATATGTAGCTATAGAATTAGATAAATTTATTTATAACTCTTTAGATTTTTTAATTATTCAAGGTAGTGCTGGTACTGGTAAAACATTTTTAATTTCTCAGTTTGTAAAATATCTACATAGAAAAAATTTAAACTTTATGATTTTAGCTCCCACAGGAAGAGCGGCTAAAATCATTTATATGAAGTCAAATTTTAAAGCTAAAACTATCCATAGCGAAATTTATAGCTTATTTCATAAAGAGATAAATTTAAATAATGATGAAATTAAAATTTATTTTAAATTAAAAGACACAATTTATAATAACACAATTTTTATATTAGACGAAAGCTCTATGATATCAGACACACATCAATTAGATGATAATTTGATATTTGGTAGTGGAAAAATCTTATCTGATCTTATAAATTATATAAAAATGGGGAAATCTAATAAAATAATATTTTTAGGAGATGAATATCAACTTCCTCCAATAAACTCAAGATATTCTCCAGCTCTAAATATTGAATATATTGAAAAAAATTTTAATATAAAAGGAGAAAAACTATTTCTAAATGAGGTTATTAGACAAAAAAGTGAAAGTTATATTTTAAAAAACGCTAATAAAATTAAAGAAAATATTAATAATAATACTTTTATTAATCTAAAACTTGAATACAATAATAATTTTATCAAGACTGATTTATTCACAAACAAATATAATTATAAAGAACTTGGAAAAGATATAATAATAACCTCAACAAATGAAAAAGCTATAGAATATAATTTAAAAATTAGAAATAAATTAGGATTTAAAAATAAAATTGAAATAGGCGATATATTATTAAATACAAAAAATACCTATTTTAATGAAAAAACTATATTTAATGGAGAATTTTTTAAAGTCATTGATATATTAAACCATGAAAAAAAAGATGCTTTTGTCGGAAAGAATGAACATATAATTTTAGATTTTTATGATTTGGCTTTAAAAAATGTATTTTCAGATGAAATTATAAAATTTAAAATAATATCAAATTCATTATTTTCAAAAAATACAGATATAGATATTAATTTAAAAAAAGCTATCTATAGTTTTTGTATAAATAACTTATCTCAAGAAACAAAATTACCATTAGATTTTATTATAAGAATTATGGAAAATGATCCATACTTTAATGCTTTACATGTGAAATATGGTTATGCTATAACAGCACATAAAGCACAAGGCGGTGAATGGGATAAAGTATTTATTGATCCATATTATTATAATTCACCAAAAACAAAAGAATATTATCAATGGCTATATACAACTATAACAAGGGCAAAGAAGTGTGTATATATTAAAGAATTACCTATAAGAACATTTCCATATAACAAATTGAAATTAAAGAATGATTTTTATATAAAGAAAAATATAAATATTTCTTATAATTTAAATTTTTCAAATTCTCATTTAAAAGAATTATATCTTGCTTTTAGAGATATAATTTCAGATAAATATTTTGAAATAATCGGTGTTGAACATTTTAAATATCAAGAAATATATTATATAAAAAAGAACAATGAATATTTAAAAGTTCAATTATATTATAATAAAAATTTCGAACCTACACGGTTAAAGGTAATGGAATCAACAGATGAAAAAACAGCTTTTGAATTTTTAAATATATTTGATTTAGAAAAACAAAATAATATGGAAGAATTACAGAAAAATGATATAGAAAAAAATAATTATATAGAAAACGAAAAATGTATAAAAATTTATATAGATGGCAGTTATGATCATAATATTAGAAAATTTGGAGCGGGATTTGTAGTTTTAAAAGATACTATTGAGAAATATTGGAAAGGATATATAAAAGAAGAGTATATAAAACATAGGAACGTGGCTGGAGAAATATTTGCAGCATTACTTGCATTTGAATATGCAAAAAATGAAAATTTAAAATGTATTGAAATAAATTATGATTATGAAGGTATAGAAAAATGGGCTTTAGGTCTATGGAAAACAAATGCGGATTTAACAAAAATATATAAAGAAAAATATAACTATTATTGTAATTTCTTTAAAATAAGATTCAAAAAGATAAAATCACATTCTGGAGAAAAATATAATGAAATATCTGATGAACTAGCAAAAAAAGCAGTTTATGAAGAAAATTATAATGTAAAATACGATATTGATATATAG
- a CDS encoding nitroreductase family protein, producing the protein MNILELAKNRKTVRKFSKDIPPIEDIKYAINIAKEAPSGKNDQPWLFILITNKEEKVKIREICEKGEKAFYKNSKGRLKEWLDKMSFSWEKDFLSEAPYLLFVFSNSKSPFSKESVWISIGYLLLALEEKGLSTVTYTPSNYNEISRFINPPENYKLEVILPIGYSIDNKHKYARKDLEDILIIR; encoded by the coding sequence ATGAATATATTAGAATTAGCAAAAAACAGAAAAACAGTCAGAAAGTTTTCTAAGGATATTCCACCAATAGAAGATATAAAATATGCTATAAATATTGCAAAAGAAGCCCCATCTGGAAAAAATGATCAACCTTGGTTATTTATTTTAATAACAAACAAAGAAGAAAAAGTAAAAATTAGAGAAATTTGTGAAAAAGGAGAAAAAGCTTTTTATAAAAATTCTAAAGGCAGATTAAAAGAATGGTTGGATAAAATGAGCTTTTCTTGGGAAAAAGATTTTTTATCAGAAGCCCCATATTTATTATTTGTATTTTCAAATTCAAAATCACCATTCTCAAAAGAATCTGTATGGATATCAATTGGTTACTTACTTTTAGCGTTGGAAGAAAAAGGATTATCAACAGTTACATATACGCCTTCTAATTATAATGAAATATCAAGATTTATAAATCCACCAGAAAATTACAAACTTGAAGTAATACTTCCAATTGGATACTCAATAGATAATAAACATAAATACGCAAGAAAAGATTTAGAAGATATTCTCATAATAAGATAA
- a CDS encoding MogA/MoaB family molybdenum cofactor biosynthesis protein, whose protein sequence is MKYYVLTLSDKGSKGEREDISGKVIQEIMNSINGELVGYKILPDEKDLITKELKELINKDIDIILTTGGTGLTPRDVTPEATLEVIERRIYGMEIAMIVEALKHTPHGMLSRAIVGVAKNTIIINLPGSPKAVKKNLNVLLPAIPHAVKKINNIGGDCAR, encoded by the coding sequence ATGAAATATTATGTATTAACCTTAAGTGATAAAGGTTCAAAAGGTGAAAGAGAGGATATAAGTGGAAAAGTAATACAAGAAATTATGAATTCTATAAATGGAGAATTAGTTGGATATAAAATTTTACCGGATGAAAAAGATTTAATAACTAAAGAATTAAAAGAATTAATAAATAAAGATATAGACATTATTTTAACTACAGGTGGCACAGGATTAACACCTAGAGATGTTACACCAGAAGCTACTTTGGAGGTTATTGAAAGAAGAATTTATGGAATGGAAATTGCTATGATAGTTGAAGCATTAAAACATACTCCTCATGGGATGTTATCAAGAGCTATTGTTGGTGTAGCAAAAAATACTATTATTATAAACTTACCTGGAAGCCCAAAAGCTGTAAAGAAAAATTTAAATGTACTATTACCTGCAATCCCTCATGCAGTAAAAAAAATTAATAATATTGGCGGTGATTGTGCAAGATAA
- the moaC gene encoding cyclic pyranopterin monophosphate synthase MoaC, whose amino-acid sequence MNFTHLDENGNVKMVDVSNKEITSRIAKAHGKIIMKKETLKAILNGDIFKGNVLTTAKIAGIMGAKKTSELIPMCHNIFISKIEIEFKINEDNIEIFSLAKTESKTGIEMEALTAVSIAALTIYDMCKAIDKEMEITEIYLLEKDGGKSGHFKRGDN is encoded by the coding sequence ATGAATTTTACTCATTTAGATGAAAATGGAAATGTGAAAATGGTTGATGTTTCAAATAAGGAAATTACTTCTAGAATAGCTAAAGCACATGGCAAAATTATAATGAAAAAAGAAACATTGAAAGCTATATTAAATGGCGATATTTTTAAAGGGAATGTTTTAACAACAGCCAAAATTGCAGGAATTATGGGGGCTAAAAAAACCTCTGAATTGATACCTATGTGTCATAATATTTTTATTTCTAAAATAGAGATAGAGTTTAAAATAAATGAAGATAATATAGAGATTTTTTCTTTAGCAAAAACAGAATCAAAAACTGGGATAGAAATGGAAGCGTTAACTGCCGTTAGCATAGCAGCTTTAACAATATATGATATGTGTAAAGCAATTGACAAAGAAATGGAAATCACTGAAATATATCTTTTAGAAAAAGATGGAGGAAAAAGCGGACATTTTAAAAGAGGTGATAATTGA